Within Peptococcaceae bacterium 1198_IL3148, the genomic segment GTGGTCACCCATGATGCGCAGCCAAAAGACATCTTCTTGCAGTAATTCTTCGGCTATGGGCAGTTTAATGCCATTTTGTAGCCGCAGCAGAATGGTACGAAATCTAATTGCTTCTCTGCGGATATGATCAATTAACAATTGATAATTAAAACCACCCAGTTTACACCGCACTAGCAACCCCAGCACATCGCTTTTGTACTCAATAATTTTATCCAAGGCTTCGATAACCACTTGATTTAATTTAGCCACTGCTTTGGCCTGGCGCGGTGCTTCGTCAGCAAGTTCTCTCAACTCACTAAATAAATCTTCCAGTTTTTTGGCCCGTGCAATTAATTCAGTGGCATCACAGGGCAGACCTAGCCTGATAAACAAAGCATGCTCTTGCATAATGCGCAGCCAAAACTGATTTTGCCGCAGTGATTCGTTAATAAAGTCCTGAGATGTATTCACTAAATAATTCCTCCTTTCATTTTTAATATTATATGGAAAATATTGGTATGCGTTCTGCCTAAATTTTAATACACTAAAGTGCCGCCTGGTATCCATTAACAACCGCCCCTTACTTTTTTATAGCAAAGGCGATAAATATTATGTATTAAAATTAACCAAACTTTTCTAAAAATT encodes:
- a CDS encoding DUF2935 domain-containing protein; its protein translation is MNTSQDFINESLRQNQFWLRIMQEHALFIRLGLPCDATELIARAKKLEDLFSELRELADEAPRQAKAVAKLNQVVIEALDKIIEYKSDVLGLLVRCKLGGFNYQLLIDHIRREAIRFRTILLRLQNGIKLPIAEELLQEDVFWLRIMGDHARFIAHLLDPSERNLVEQAKDFAKRFETLRLQAGDLESMVVPRSFENYLLPEKLLERKSLPCAFGDGLPNAFLIPRLERFNQEAIAATEDIRNFKATARELIDNCTALSVIDPLLADHVLREAMMALEDLGIIDKDLPIIDC